Proteins encoded in a region of the Podospora pseudopauciseta strain CBS 411.78 chromosome 6, whole genome shotgun sequence genome:
- a CDS encoding hypothetical protein (COG:S; EggNog:ENOG503P4GH; antiSMASH:Cluster_1), producing the protein MSRIRTWRQSKCGVISTMTLLGTVFVAGRVYSRVISMGKIYLDDYITLFSICLCIIYVGLAGAAISHGGGRHLDTLSQEDVKKALYYTVISFVPGVSSFTISKFAVVVLLRKLLNPGRAHRIVMWIVSIIYGLLAFGMLVINFAQCTPARAQWLEADGKCWDRQITVDYAMALGIYSVLFDFYLAIYPTVVLFQLQLNWRKKLALSSSLGFGYCAGVITCYKCYTLSGLLEVKDFTYTVDDVVLWTNIEANCVIIGACIPCLYPLIRKVFGKSALGSSARPTGNSKSAGLRGGSTGPSNTVITIGSYAKNKGRKRGKSGSHMASNLDTINDLDADGKYIILEERSFHYSTTELTAQDTVAANSQVAQTKAARQEGW; encoded by the exons ATGTCCAGGATTAGGACATGGCGGCAATCTAAATGCGGAGTCATTTCGACGATGACTTTGCTCGGAACTGTCTTTGTTGCGGGAAGAGTGTACAGCAGAGTCATTTCGATGGGCAAGATCTATCTTGACGACTACATCACTCTGTTTTCCATT TGTCTATGCATTATCTACGTCGGCCTTGCTGGCGCCGCCATCTCccatggcggcggcagaCATTTGGACACGCTGAGCCAGGAGGACGTCAAAAAGGCCCTGTATTACACCGTTATTTCCTTCGTTCCTGGCGTGTCATCCTTCACGATCTCCAAGTTTGCCGTCGTCGTTTTGCTGCGCAAACTGCTGAACCCGGGGCGCGCCCACCGCATTGTCATGTGGATCGTCTCGATCATCTACGGCCTCCTCGCCTTCGGTATGCTCGTCATCAACTTCGCCCAGTGCACCCCGGCCCGCGCCCAGTGGCTGGAGGCTGATGGGAAATGCTGGGACCGGCAAATCACCGTCGACTATGCCATGGCGCTGGGAATCTATTCCGTTCTTTTCGACTTTTACCTCGCCATATATCCCACTGTCGTTCTGTTCCAACTGCAGCTCAActggaggaagaagctggcTCTTTCCTCCTCGTTGGGTTTCGGATATTGCGCTGGTGTCATCACTTGTTACAAGTGCTACACGCTGAGTGGCCTCCTGGAGGTCAAAGACTTTACATACACGGTCGACGATGTGGTTCTTTGGACAAA CATTGAAGCCAACTGTGTCATCATCGGCGCCTGCATCCCCTGCCTTTACCCTCTGATCCGGAAGGTGTTTGGCAAGTCTGCTCTCGGAAGCTCCGCCCGGCCGACGGGCAACTCTAAGTCAGCCGGCCTCCGCGGAGGGAGCACCGGACCGAGCAACACTGTCATTACCATCGGGTCTTATGCAAAGAACAAGGGCCGCAAGCGTGGCAAGTCGGGGTCGCACATGgcctccaacctcgacaccatcaacGACCTGGATGCCGACGGCAAGTACATCATCCTCGAGGAGCGGTCGTTCCACTACAGCACCACGGAGCTGACTGCACAGGACACCGTTGCAGCAAATTCCCAAGTGGCGCAAACGAAAGCAGCAAGGCAAGAAGGCTGGTAA
- a CDS encoding hypothetical protein (antiSMASH:Cluster_1), with product MSRNWIIHYAHRGVKADEVFDRYFKMIPSVTQSILGCLFRKPNPTPSDLRTLLDVPQVPMNLSVPGVYINVPTSAPRNSVKGLYVGSSCATTGRNGGGLQSRVKEHRVQAKKILGVSRRVTKSTHYQLLREQGVSSNFCVLAISAMRDRVELDVFSLEGIFQCLLDVVLLPDAGLHSNRFHSPSVMDFLATIRQHVSASIGSELPSFRHLGLNRAWVQYGGVPRVSSGKLLHEEWVKTNPDICGGKFCGVPRPTDGRENEWRGIMEAALCRRYRQRQTVTVGHDFYNIYPKKQRAMVGLSAFAWGPKDHEIFLATGNANVCQNPFCDVPRGDFRTTRFKGYCEQSRCSSCAQYLEKHGVDKPEGSSPRQLKNHLNPNVKAEKHQLQAEQDAYLDAGNEDKCQNDNCGFPVPPWMVRDASIRFGRTRQVLAENDVQFHGLREETLCHPCHSYKTRNKGEVSPMGAFRTAGSVWLKAGVKMGKKDVCVDCGEPRPENWEKDRSLFMHFGRYAKCRNCSRRQKYKEKKAAKR from the coding sequence ATGAGTCGGAATTGGATCATCCACTACGCCCACCGCGGCGTCAAGGCTGATGAAGTCTTCGATCGGTATTTCAAAATGATCCCGTCGGTGACTCAGTCCATTCTCGGTTGCCTTTTCAGGAAGCCCAACCCTACTCCATCTGATCTACGCACTCTCCTGGATGTACCCCAGGTGCCCATGAATCTTTCGGTGCCCGGTGTGTATATCAACGTCCCCACGTCAGCCCCTCGTAACTCCGTCAAGGGTCTCTATGTCGGTTCTTCGTGTGCAACAACCGGCCGGAATGGTGGAGGTCTTCAGTCTCGGGTGAAAGAACATCGCGTCCAAGCCAAAAAGATACTTGGGGTGTCGAGAAGGGTTACCAAGAGCACTCACTATCAGTTATTGCGAGAACAAGGTGTTTCCTCCAACTTCTGCGTTCTCGCAATCTCCGCTATGAGGGACAGGGTCGAGTTGGACGTCTTTTCACTCGAAGGCATCTTCCAGTGTCTCCTCGATGTTGTGTTGCTCCCCGATGCTGGGCTCCACAGCAACCGGTTTCACAGTCCCTCGGTCATGGACTTTTTAGCGACAATCCGTCAACATGTATCGGCCAGCATTGGATCAGAGCTGCCCAGCTTCCGACACCTCGGCTTGAACCGTGCTTGGGTTCAATACGGCGGTGTTCCTCGCGTTTCGTCTGGCAAGCTTCTGCATGAGGAATGGGTCAAGACCAACCCCGATATCTGTGGCGGCAAGTTTTGTGGTGTTCCGCGTCCGACTGACGGCCGAGAAAATGAGTGGCGTGGCATCATGGAAGCTGCATTGTGTCGGCGCTATCGGCAACGACAAACGGTCACCGTCGGGCACGACTTTTACAATATATACCCGAAGAAACAAAGAGCGATGGTTGGCCTCTCGGCTTTTGCATGGGGTCCAAAGGACCATGAGATTTTCCTCGCCACAGGCAACGCCAATGTCTGCCAGAACCCTTTCTGCGACGTCCCACGCGGAGATTTCAGGACCACCAGATTCAAGGGCTATTGCGAGCAGTCAAGATGTTCCTCCTGTGCACAGTATCTGGAGAAGCATGGAGTCGACAAGCCCGAGGGTTCATCACCACGACAACTCAAAAACCACCTCAATCCCAATGTTAAGGCCGAGAAACACCAGCTGCAGGCCGAGCAAGATGCCTATTTGGATGCGGGCAACGAGGACAAGTGCCAGAACGACAATTGCGGCTTCCCGGTCCCCCCTTGGATGGTGAGAGATGCGTCAATTCGGTTCGGACGAACCAGGCAGGTGTTGGCGGAGAATGATGTTCAATTTCATGGTCTCCGCGAAGAAACTCTCTGCCATCCTTGTCATTCGTACAAAACTAGGAACAAGGGGGAGGTGTCACCAATGGGCGCATTTCGAACTGCTGGTAGTGTGTGGCTCAAGGCAGGGGTCAAGATGGGAAAGAAAGATGTCTGTGTCGACTGTGGAGAGCCTCGTCCAGAGAATTGGGAAAAGGACCGTTCGTTGTTTATGCACTTTGGGAGATATGCAAAGTGTCGAAATTGTTCAAGGCGCCAAAAgtacaaggagaagaaggcggcgaaGCGATAA